A single region of the Malus sylvestris chromosome 8, drMalSylv7.2, whole genome shotgun sequence genome encodes:
- the LOC126633059 gene encoding uncharacterized protein LOC126633059: MNHTDMEMMEVETTAAGRPELPSSTGQGDVARDLLTLSRQLLNQGKPSQALQAVVMAMRTRGGDEAVFQSLHRARELYKSRLQESSAADQLASLFAECAIAEAHPSKTEPEAACNMGGPSVGLGPDGQESSILAETGRMQIVLDAFSDGSSFICLQCGGLVSNHRKDEHYAYWCCQT; this comes from the exons ATGAACCATACGGATATGGAAATGATGGAGGTGGAGACGACGGCGGCTGGGCGGCCGGAGCTGCCGTCCAGCACCGGCCAAGGTGACGTCGCCAGGGACTTGCTCACATTGTCTCGCCAGCTCCTCAATCAAGGCAAGCCCTCCCAGGCCCTCCAAGCG GTTGTTATGGCAATGAGAACAAGAGGTGGGGACGAGGCTGTATTTCAGTCCTTGCATCGTGCTCGTGAGCTGTACAAAAGTAGATTGCAAGAAAGCTCTGCTGCTGATCAACTAGCTTCTTTGTTTGCCGAGTGTGCAATTGCCGAAGCTCATCCTTCGAAGACTGAACCAGAAGCAGCATGTAACATGGGTGGTCCATCGGTTGGTCTTGGACCCGATGGTCAAGAAAGTTCCATACTGGCGGAAACTGGCAGGATGCAGATTGTTTTGGATGCATTTTCAGATGGGAGTAGCTTCATTTGTTTACAATGCGGAGGTCTTGTTAGCAATCACCGCAAAGACGAGCACTACGCATACTGGTGCTGCCAAACTTGA
- the LOC126633053 gene encoding probable inactive receptor kinase At5g67200 yields MFKKWHIFLLLLSLSTFTVTSSRPSGTQPSLPPDALALVAFKSKADLHGALPFSSNATAVQSFCRWTGVQCGARYKLVRFIVQSQNLGGIFAPDTLTRLDQLRVLSLQNNSLTGPLPDLTGLTNLKTLFLDHNSFAGSLPPSLSSLHRLRTLDFSYNNLTGTLPTFLITGLDRLYYLRLDWNRFSGPVPPLNQSTLQTFNVSGNNLTGAIPVTPTLLRFGASSFSWNPGLCGEIVNKECNRTRPFFGATHVHEAPPPTRALGQSSAENIHGVELTQPSHKIPRRTALIIGFSTGVFVLICSLLCFAIAVKEQRKSQTRKAVNSGGPTAAEDTAAAVVEIEEELEQKVKRAQGIQVVKSGSLMFCAGESQLYSLDQLMRASAELLGKGTIGTTYKAVLDNRLIVSVKRLDAGKLSGTNREVFERHLESVGALRHPNLVPLRAYFQAKDERLLVYDYQPNGSVFSLVHGKSTRAKPLHWTSCLKIAEDVAQGLSYIHQAWRLVHGNLKSTNVLLGSDFEACLTDYCLSVLATTTPTSEEDPDSAAYKAPETRTNSSNDHDHHDQQQQPTSKSDVYAFGILLVELLTGKPPSQHLVLPPNDTMKWVRSLREDEQNDGHDKMAMLLEVAIACSSTSPEQRPTMWQVLKMLQEIKEETISSMEEVENEVG; encoded by the exons atgttcaagaaatggcaCATCTTTTTACTTCTTCTCTCACTCTCCACCTTCACTGTTACTTCCTCTAGGCCTTCAGGCACGCAACCATCACTCCCACCCGACGCTCTCGCCCTCGTCGCCTTCAAATCCAAAGCGGATTTACACGGCGCCCTTCCATTCTCTTCCAACGCCACCGCCGTCCAGTCCTTCTGCCGCTGGACTGGCGTCCAATGCGGCGCCCGGTACAAACTAGTCCGCTTCATAGTCCAGTCCCAAAACCTCGGCGGCATTTTCGCGCCCGACACCCTGACTCGGTTAGACCAGCTCAGAGTCCTGAGTCTGCAGAACAACTCGCTCACCGGGCCGCTTCCAGACCTCACCGGACTCACGAACCTCAAAACGCTCTTCCTCGACCACAACTCCTTCGCCGGTTCCCTCCCGCCGTCGCTCTCCTCCCTCCACCGCCTCCGAACCCTCGATTTCTCGTACAACAACCTCACCGGAACACTACCCACATTTCTAATCACTGGTCTGGACCGGCTGTACTACCTCCGGCTGGATTGGAACCGGTTCAGTGGACCGGTCCCGCCTCTAAACCAGTCCACGCTCCAGACATTCAATGTCTCCGGAAACAACCTCACCGGCGCAATCCCCGTCACTCCGACTCTGCTGCGGTTCGGTGCATCATCCTTCTCGTGGAACCCAGGCCTCTGCGGCGAGATTGTGAATAAGGAATGCAACCGGACGAGACCCTTTTTCGGCGCAACTCATGTTCACGAAGCTCCGCCGCCCACGAGGGCGCTCGGGCAGAGCAGTGCAGAAAATATCCACGGCGTTGAGTTGACTCAGCCGAGTCACAAAATCCCAAGAAGAACCGCCCTCATTATCGGGTTTTCCACTGGCGTCTTCGTCCTGATCTGCTCGCTCCTCTGTTTCGCAATTGCGGTGAAGGAACAGAGGAAATCCCAAACCCGAAAAGCCGTTAATTCTGGGGGACCAACTGCGGCGGAGGATACGGCGGCAGCGGTGGTGGAAATAGAGGAGGAGCTGGAGCAGAAGGTGAAGAGGGCGCAGGGGATTCAAGTAGTGAAGAGCGGGAGCCTAATGTTCTGCGCGGGCGAGTCGCAGCTGTACTCGCTGGACCAGCTGATGCGGGCGTCGGCGGAGCTGCTGGGGAAGGGGACCATCGGGACGACATACAAGGCGGTGCTGGACAACCGCTTGATCGTGAGCGTGAAGAGGCTCGATGCCGGGAAGTTGAGTGGGACTAACAGAGAGGTGTTCGAGCGGCATCTGGAGTCGGTGGGTGCGCTGAGACACCCGAATCTGGTGCCGCTGAGAGCGTATTTTCAGGCGAAGGACGAGCGGCTGCTGGTGTACGATTACCAGCCCAACGGCAGCGTCTTCTCTCTCGTTCACG GAAAATCAACTAGGGCAAAGCCGCTGCACTGGACGTCATGCTTGAAAATAGCAGAGGACGTAGCACAAGGCCTCTCTTACATCCACCAAGCATGGAGACTTGTCCATGGCAATCTCAAGTCCACTAACGTCCTACTTGGCTCCGACTTCGAAGCATGTCTCACCGACTATTGCCTCTCCGTTCTCGCCACAACTACCCCAACGTCTGAGGAGGATCCAGATTCAGCTGCATACAAAGCCCCAGAGACTCGCACGAACTCATCAAATGATCACGATCATCATGATCAACAGCAGCAACCAACTTCAAAGTCCGATGTCTATGCATTTGGGATTTTGTTGGTGGAGCTTCTCACGGGGAAGCCTCCATCGCAGCACTTGGTTTTGCCGCCCAATGATACGATGAAATGGGTAAGATCCTTGAGGGAAGATGAGCAAAATGATGGGCATGATAAGATGGCAATGCTGCTGGAGGTGGCGATCGCTTGCAGTTCAACTTCGCCGGAGCAGAGGCCGACTATGTGGCAGGTGTTGAAGATGTTACAGGAGATTAAAGAGGAGACAATATCATCCATGGAGGAGGTTGAAAATGAAGTGGGATGA
- the LOC126633054 gene encoding kinesin-like protein KIN-4A isoform X2, translating into MEAAGEDCCVKVAVHIRPLIGDEKLQGCKDCVTVVPGKPQVQIGTHSFTFDNVYGSTGSPSSAMFEERIAPLVDGLFHGYNATVLAYGQTGSGKTYTMGTGFRDGCQSGIIPQVMNVLFSKIETLKHQTEFQLHVSFIEILKEEVRDLLDPSFLSKPEGANGHVKAASPGKSPIQIRESSNGVITLAGSTELSVSTLKEMAACLEQGSLSRATGSTNMNNQSSRSHAIFTITLEQMHKVNSACNGNSGLDGSMNEEYLCAKLHLVDLAGSERAKRTGSDGMRFKEGVHINKGLLALGNVISALGDEKKRKEGLHVPYRDSKLTRLLQDSLGGNSRTVMIACISPADINAEETLNTLKYANRARNIQNKPIVNRDPMSNEMLKMRQQLEFLQAELCSRGGGSSSDEVQVLKERITWLEAANEDLCRELHEYRSKCNGVEQCERASQYVDGSPCSVKSDGLKRGLQSLESADYQMGEAITGDSQDIDEEVAKEWEHNLLQNTMDKELHELNKRLQQKESEMKFFEGSDTEALKQHFGKKILELEDEKRTVQQDRDRLLGEVENLSAGDGQPQKLQDVHTQKLKALEGQISDLKKKQENQVQLLKQKQKSDEAAKRLQDEIQSIKAQKVQLQQRIKQEAEQFRQWKASREKEVLQLRKEGRRNEYERHKLQALNQRQKMVLQRKTEEAAMATKRLKELLEARKSSARDSSVVANGNGTHVQGNEKSLQRWLDHELEVMVNVHEVRHEYEKQSQVRAALAEELVMLKQLNEFASKGLSPPRGKNGFARASSMSPNARMARISSLENMLSITSNSIVAMASQLSEAEERERAFTNRGRWSQLRSMADAKNLLQYMFNSLADTRCQLWEKEMEIDEMKEHLKELVGLLRQSETRRKEVEKELKVREQEVATALATAASAVNDQENSRNSLKHFADDMNGPLSPISVPAQKQLKYTAGIANGSVRESIAFIDKTRKMVPIGHLPAKKVAVIGKAGKLWRWKRSHHQWLVQFKWKWQKPWRLSEWIRHSDETIIRSKPRLQARSNVM; encoded by the exons ATGGAAGCAGCAGGGGAGGATTGCTGCGTCAAAGTGGCGGTGCACATCCGGCCGCTCATCGGTGACGAGAAGCTTCAGGGGTGTAAAGACTGCGTCACTGTCGTCCCTGGGAAGCCTCAG GTACAAATTGGCACGCATTCGTTTACTTTCGATAATGTGTATGGGAGTACCGGTTCCCCCTCATCTGCAATGTTTGAAGAACGTATCGCTCCACTGGTTGATGGTTTGTTTCATGGATATAATGCTACCGTCCTAGCTTATGGTCAG ACGGGTTCTGGAAAAACTTATACCATGGGCACTGGTTTTAGAGATGGTTGCCAATCGGGAATTATCCCACAAGTTATGAATGTATTGTTCAGCaaaattgaaactttgaagCATCAAACTGAATTCCAGTTGCATGTGTCTTTTATTGAG ATTCTAAAAGAAGAAGTACGAGACTTGCTCGATCCTAGTTTTTTGAGCAAACCAGAAGGTGCAAACGGGCATGTGAAAGCAGCATCCCCTGGAAAGTCACCAATACAAATTCGAGAATCATCAAATGGTGTTATTACTCTGGCTGGATCCACTGAACTCAGTGTTAGTACACTAAAAGAAATGGCTGCTTGCCTTGAACAAGGATCGTTGAGCAGGGCAACAGGGAGTACAAATATGAACAATCAATCAAG TCGTTCACATGCCATCTTCACCATTACATTAGAGCAAATGCATAAGGTCAACTCGGCATGTAATGGAAACAGCGGTCTTGATGGGAGTATGAACGAAGAATATCTGTGCGCCAAGTTGCATTTAGTAGATCTTGCTGGGTCTGAGCGAGCCAAGAGGACAGGTTCTGATGGCATGCGTTTTAAGGAAG GAGTTCATATTAATAAGGGTCTTCTTGCCCTTGGGAATGTTATCAGTGCACTTGGTGATGAGAAGAAGCGCAAAGAAGGTCTTCATGTGCCTTATCGAGATAGTAAACTTACTCGGCTTTTGCAG GATTCGCTTGGTGGTAACAGCCGAACTGTTATGATAG CCTGTATCAGTCCTGCTGATATCAATGCTGAGGAAACCCTGAACACGTTAAAGTATGCAAATCGAGCTCGCAATATCCAAAATAAGCCTATT GTAAATAGAGATCCCATGTCCAACGAGATGCTAAAGATGCGCCAACAGCTAGAGTTTTTGCAAGCTGAACTTTGTTCACGTGGAGGAGGATCTTCTTCTGATGAAGTACAG GTTCTCAAGGAAAGAATTACTTGGCTTGAAGCTGCTAATGAGGATCTTTGCCGGGAACTTCATGAATACCGCAGTAAATGCAATGGTGTAGAGCAGTGTGAAAGAGCTTCTCAATATGTG GATGGTAGCCCCTGCTCTGTAAAAAGTGATGGCCTAAAAAGGGGTTTGCAAAGTTTAGAATCGGCAGACTATCAAATGGGTGAAGCAATAACAG GAGATTCCCAGGACATTGATGAAGAAGTAGCAAAAGAGTGGGAGCACAACCTTCTGCAAAATACCATGGACAAAGAGCTGCATGAATTGAATAAACGTCTACAGCAAAAAGAG TCAGAGATGAAATTTTTTGAAGGTTCTGACACTGAGGCACTCAAGCagcattttggaaagaaaattttGGAATTAGAAGATGAGAAAAGAACTGTGCAG CAAGATAGAGACCGTTTGCTCGGTGAAGTTGAAAATCTTTCTGCTGGTGATGGACAACCACAAAAGTTGCAAGATGTTCATACCCAGAAGTTAAAGGCACTTGAGGGACAG ATTTCGGATCTTAAGAAGAAACAAGAGAACCAGGTTCAACTTttgaagcaaaaacaaaaaagtgatgAAGCAGCAAAGCGGCTGCAAGATGAAATCCAGTCTATAAAGGCACAAAAG gtTCAACTGCAACAAAGAATAAAACAAGAAGCAGAACAATTTCGGCAGTGGAAAGCCTCTCGAGAGAAGGAAGTGCTGCAG CTACGGAAAGAAGGCAGGAGAAATGAATATGAAAGACATAAGCTGCAAGCGTTAAATCAACGCCAGAAAATG GTTCTTCAAAGAAAGACTGAAGAGGCTGCAATGGCTACCAAGAGGCTGAAAGAATTGCTAGAAGCTCGTAAATCTTCTGCTCGTGACAGCTCAG TTGTTGCCAATGGAAATGGGACACATGTACAG GGCAATGAGAAATCCCTGCAACGGTGGCTTGATCATGAGCTTGAAGTTATGGTGAATGTACATGAAGTTCGTCATGAATATGAGAAACAAAGTCAAGT ACGAGCTGCACTGGCGGAAGAGTTGGTCATGTTGAAGCAATTAAacgaatttgcttcgaagggcCTTAGTCCTCCAAGAGGAAAGAATGGCTTTGCCCG AGCATCCTCCATGTCACCTAATGCACGAATGGCCAGAATATCATCACTTGAGAACATGCTTAGCATAACATCGAACTCAATAGTAGCAATGGCATCACAACTTTCAGAGGCAGAAGAACGGGAGCGTGCCTTTACCAACCGTGGGCGTTGGAGTCAATTGCGCTCAATGGCAGATGCAAAGAACTTGCTTCAATATATGTTCAATTCTCTTGCAGAtacaag GTGCCAATTGTGGGAGAAAGAAATGGAAATCGATGAAATGAAAGAGCATCTCAAAGAACTCGTAGGTTTGTTGCGGCAGAGTGAGACACGAAGAAAGGAAGTTGAGAAGGAACTGAAGGTGAGAGAGCAAGAGGTTGCAACTGCATTGGCAACAGCTGCCTCG GCTGTCAATGATCAGGAGAACTCACGAAATTCACTGAAACACTTTGCTGATGACATGAATGGTCCCTTGTCGCCAATCTCCGTGCCAGCACAAAAACAGCTGAAATATACAGCAGGCATTGCCAATGGCTCAGTCAGAGAATCGATAGCTTTCATAGATAAGACACGAAAG ATGGTACCCATCGGGCATTTGCCAGCAAAAAAAGTCGCAGTTATAGGGAAAGCTGGGAAGCTATGGAGGTGGAAAAGGAGTCATCACCAGTGGTTAGTCCAATTCAAATGGAAATGGCAGAAGCCTTGGAGACTCTCGGAATGGATTAGGCACAGCGATGAAACTATCATCAGGTCCAAACCTCGCTTACAAGCTCGGTCAAATGTGATGTAA
- the LOC126633054 gene encoding kinesin-like protein KIN-4A isoform X1 has protein sequence MEAAGEDCCVKVAVHIRPLIGDEKLQGCKDCVTVVPGKPQVQIGTHSFTFDNVYGSTGSPSSAMFEERIAPLVDGLFHGYNATVLAYGQTGSGKTYTMGTGFRDGCQSGIIPQVMNVLFSKIETLKHQTEFQLHVSFIEILKEEVRDLLDPSFLSKPEGANGHVKAASPGKSPIQIRESSNGVITLAGSTELSVSTLKEMAACLEQGSLSRATGSTNMNNQSSRSHAIFTITLEQMHKVNSACNGNSGLDGSMNEEYLCAKLHLVDLAGSERAKRTGSDGMRFKEGVHINKGLLALGNVISALGDEKKRKEGLHVPYRDSKLTRLLQDSLGGNSRTVMIACISPADINAEETLNTLKYANRARNIQNKPIVNRDPMSNEMLKMRQQLEFLQAELCSRGGGSSSDEVQVLKERITWLEAANEDLCRELHEYRSKCNGVEQCERASQYVDGSPCSVKSDGLKRGLQSLESADYQMGEAITAGDSQDIDEEVAKEWEHNLLQNTMDKELHELNKRLQQKESEMKFFEGSDTEALKQHFGKKILELEDEKRTVQQDRDRLLGEVENLSAGDGQPQKLQDVHTQKLKALEGQISDLKKKQENQVQLLKQKQKSDEAAKRLQDEIQSIKAQKVQLQQRIKQEAEQFRQWKASREKEVLQLRKEGRRNEYERHKLQALNQRQKMVLQRKTEEAAMATKRLKELLEARKSSARDSSVVANGNGTHVQGNEKSLQRWLDHELEVMVNVHEVRHEYEKQSQVRAALAEELVMLKQLNEFASKGLSPPRGKNGFARASSMSPNARMARISSLENMLSITSNSIVAMASQLSEAEERERAFTNRGRWSQLRSMADAKNLLQYMFNSLADTRCQLWEKEMEIDEMKEHLKELVGLLRQSETRRKEVEKELKVREQEVATALATAASAVNDQENSRNSLKHFADDMNGPLSPISVPAQKQLKYTAGIANGSVRESIAFIDKTRKMVPIGHLPAKKVAVIGKAGKLWRWKRSHHQWLVQFKWKWQKPWRLSEWIRHSDETIIRSKPRLQARSNVM, from the exons ATGGAAGCAGCAGGGGAGGATTGCTGCGTCAAAGTGGCGGTGCACATCCGGCCGCTCATCGGTGACGAGAAGCTTCAGGGGTGTAAAGACTGCGTCACTGTCGTCCCTGGGAAGCCTCAG GTACAAATTGGCACGCATTCGTTTACTTTCGATAATGTGTATGGGAGTACCGGTTCCCCCTCATCTGCAATGTTTGAAGAACGTATCGCTCCACTGGTTGATGGTTTGTTTCATGGATATAATGCTACCGTCCTAGCTTATGGTCAG ACGGGTTCTGGAAAAACTTATACCATGGGCACTGGTTTTAGAGATGGTTGCCAATCGGGAATTATCCCACAAGTTATGAATGTATTGTTCAGCaaaattgaaactttgaagCATCAAACTGAATTCCAGTTGCATGTGTCTTTTATTGAG ATTCTAAAAGAAGAAGTACGAGACTTGCTCGATCCTAGTTTTTTGAGCAAACCAGAAGGTGCAAACGGGCATGTGAAAGCAGCATCCCCTGGAAAGTCACCAATACAAATTCGAGAATCATCAAATGGTGTTATTACTCTGGCTGGATCCACTGAACTCAGTGTTAGTACACTAAAAGAAATGGCTGCTTGCCTTGAACAAGGATCGTTGAGCAGGGCAACAGGGAGTACAAATATGAACAATCAATCAAG TCGTTCACATGCCATCTTCACCATTACATTAGAGCAAATGCATAAGGTCAACTCGGCATGTAATGGAAACAGCGGTCTTGATGGGAGTATGAACGAAGAATATCTGTGCGCCAAGTTGCATTTAGTAGATCTTGCTGGGTCTGAGCGAGCCAAGAGGACAGGTTCTGATGGCATGCGTTTTAAGGAAG GAGTTCATATTAATAAGGGTCTTCTTGCCCTTGGGAATGTTATCAGTGCACTTGGTGATGAGAAGAAGCGCAAAGAAGGTCTTCATGTGCCTTATCGAGATAGTAAACTTACTCGGCTTTTGCAG GATTCGCTTGGTGGTAACAGCCGAACTGTTATGATAG CCTGTATCAGTCCTGCTGATATCAATGCTGAGGAAACCCTGAACACGTTAAAGTATGCAAATCGAGCTCGCAATATCCAAAATAAGCCTATT GTAAATAGAGATCCCATGTCCAACGAGATGCTAAAGATGCGCCAACAGCTAGAGTTTTTGCAAGCTGAACTTTGTTCACGTGGAGGAGGATCTTCTTCTGATGAAGTACAG GTTCTCAAGGAAAGAATTACTTGGCTTGAAGCTGCTAATGAGGATCTTTGCCGGGAACTTCATGAATACCGCAGTAAATGCAATGGTGTAGAGCAGTGTGAAAGAGCTTCTCAATATGTG GATGGTAGCCCCTGCTCTGTAAAAAGTGATGGCCTAAAAAGGGGTTTGCAAAGTTTAGAATCGGCAGACTATCAAATGGGTGAAGCAATAACAG CAGGAGATTCCCAGGACATTGATGAAGAAGTAGCAAAAGAGTGGGAGCACAACCTTCTGCAAAATACCATGGACAAAGAGCTGCATGAATTGAATAAACGTCTACAGCAAAAAGAG TCAGAGATGAAATTTTTTGAAGGTTCTGACACTGAGGCACTCAAGCagcattttggaaagaaaattttGGAATTAGAAGATGAGAAAAGAACTGTGCAG CAAGATAGAGACCGTTTGCTCGGTGAAGTTGAAAATCTTTCTGCTGGTGATGGACAACCACAAAAGTTGCAAGATGTTCATACCCAGAAGTTAAAGGCACTTGAGGGACAG ATTTCGGATCTTAAGAAGAAACAAGAGAACCAGGTTCAACTTttgaagcaaaaacaaaaaagtgatgAAGCAGCAAAGCGGCTGCAAGATGAAATCCAGTCTATAAAGGCACAAAAG gtTCAACTGCAACAAAGAATAAAACAAGAAGCAGAACAATTTCGGCAGTGGAAAGCCTCTCGAGAGAAGGAAGTGCTGCAG CTACGGAAAGAAGGCAGGAGAAATGAATATGAAAGACATAAGCTGCAAGCGTTAAATCAACGCCAGAAAATG GTTCTTCAAAGAAAGACTGAAGAGGCTGCAATGGCTACCAAGAGGCTGAAAGAATTGCTAGAAGCTCGTAAATCTTCTGCTCGTGACAGCTCAG TTGTTGCCAATGGAAATGGGACACATGTACAG GGCAATGAGAAATCCCTGCAACGGTGGCTTGATCATGAGCTTGAAGTTATGGTGAATGTACATGAAGTTCGTCATGAATATGAGAAACAAAGTCAAGT ACGAGCTGCACTGGCGGAAGAGTTGGTCATGTTGAAGCAATTAAacgaatttgcttcgaagggcCTTAGTCCTCCAAGAGGAAAGAATGGCTTTGCCCG AGCATCCTCCATGTCACCTAATGCACGAATGGCCAGAATATCATCACTTGAGAACATGCTTAGCATAACATCGAACTCAATAGTAGCAATGGCATCACAACTTTCAGAGGCAGAAGAACGGGAGCGTGCCTTTACCAACCGTGGGCGTTGGAGTCAATTGCGCTCAATGGCAGATGCAAAGAACTTGCTTCAATATATGTTCAATTCTCTTGCAGAtacaag GTGCCAATTGTGGGAGAAAGAAATGGAAATCGATGAAATGAAAGAGCATCTCAAAGAACTCGTAGGTTTGTTGCGGCAGAGTGAGACACGAAGAAAGGAAGTTGAGAAGGAACTGAAGGTGAGAGAGCAAGAGGTTGCAACTGCATTGGCAACAGCTGCCTCG GCTGTCAATGATCAGGAGAACTCACGAAATTCACTGAAACACTTTGCTGATGACATGAATGGTCCCTTGTCGCCAATCTCCGTGCCAGCACAAAAACAGCTGAAATATACAGCAGGCATTGCCAATGGCTCAGTCAGAGAATCGATAGCTTTCATAGATAAGACACGAAAG ATGGTACCCATCGGGCATTTGCCAGCAAAAAAAGTCGCAGTTATAGGGAAAGCTGGGAAGCTATGGAGGTGGAAAAGGAGTCATCACCAGTGGTTAGTCCAATTCAAATGGAAATGGCAGAAGCCTTGGAGACTCTCGGAATGGATTAGGCACAGCGATGAAACTATCATCAGGTCCAAACCTCGCTTACAAGCTCGGTCAAATGTGATGTAA